From Gemmatimonadaceae bacterium, the proteins below share one genomic window:
- a CDS encoding TonB family protein, with protein MFNNLIESKPVKQKSFGASMFSTFFHVAIIGASIIATANATVEKQEEVVQKIDFVEVKKDEPPPPKEEAPPPPPDAVIAPPPPKGFQVLAAPVSIPDVIPEIDLSKALTNEADFSGKGVAGGVASGVVGGTGPVNTDQPYFDFQVEKPVAPLPGSQGPRYPDILRSGGVEGQVLAQFVVDTTGRVEVASFKVLRSDHAMFEQAVRSSLTQMRFLPAEVGGRKVKQLVQQPFVFALQR; from the coding sequence GTGTTCAACAACCTGATCGAGTCCAAGCCGGTCAAGCAGAAGTCCTTCGGCGCCTCGATGTTCTCGACGTTCTTTCACGTCGCGATCATCGGAGCCTCCATCATCGCCACGGCCAACGCCACGGTGGAGAAGCAGGAGGAGGTCGTCCAGAAGATCGACTTCGTCGAGGTAAAGAAGGACGAACCGCCTCCGCCGAAGGAAGAGGCCCCGCCGCCGCCGCCCGATGCCGTCATCGCGCCGCCGCCGCCGAAGGGCTTCCAGGTGCTCGCCGCGCCGGTGAGCATCCCCGACGTCATCCCCGAGATCGACCTCTCGAAGGCCCTGACCAACGAAGCGGACTTCTCCGGCAAGGGTGTCGCCGGTGGTGTGGCCTCGGGCGTCGTGGGCGGCACGGGTCCGGTGAACACGGACCAGCCCTACTTCGACTTCCAGGTCGAGAAGCCCGTCGCCCCGCTGCCCGGCAGCCAGGGCCCGCGCTACCCGGACATCCTCCGCTCCGGCGGCGTGGAAGGCCAGGTGCTCGCGCAGTTCGTCGTCGACACGACGGGCCGCGTCGAGGTCGCCTCCTTCAAGGTGCTCCGCTCGGACCACGCGATGTTCGAGCAGGCCGTCCGCTCGTCCCTCACGCAGATGCGCTTCCTGCCCGCCGAGGTCGGCGGCCGGAAGGTGAAGCAGCTCGTGCAGCAGCCCTTCGTGTTCGCCTTGCAGCGCTAA
- a CDS encoding HAMP domain-containing histidine kinase, whose protein sequence is MTSIRSRLTLSYVLALAGTLTVFAIVLWSAAQTNDMRTLQRRADVVADMATTILRQTNVGIAMVVTEDALVGPTQEPAARRLLDALPGYLIVADSAGVLYTNVAVNGLLDDDRRRLINAVFRRTVQQPASVVLMDSTSNVFIVSHFESLSREFPSMRIVAGESVDAIEDSQGKLLSPILITVPLLLILSALIAWIMTGSALQPMERLISDLEAIQDGRSLHRRLPVDSDENEVDRLSSNINAMVARLESSFAALRRFTADASHELKTPLTVLRADIERVMQASNLADEHLPPLEEALAETTRMADLVDSLLTLARADEGRFDLHRERVDLVPIVQEVVETAQILGEEARVAVTLDRVDPVELEGDPVRLRQLFLNLATNAVKYTSAEGSVSIALEDRGDHAAFVVQDSGVGIAAADLPFIFDRFWRADRVRSRGERGGVGLGLSIAQWIAHAHGGFISVGSRLGRGSTFTVTLPLQRPSAEP, encoded by the coding sequence GTGACGAGCATCCGGTCGCGGCTCACGCTGTCGTATGTGCTCGCCTTGGCGGGCACGTTGACGGTGTTCGCGATCGTCCTCTGGTCCGCGGCGCAGACGAACGACATGCGCACGCTGCAGCGCCGCGCCGACGTGGTCGCCGACATGGCAACCACAATCCTGCGCCAGACGAACGTTGGCATCGCCATGGTCGTGACGGAGGATGCGCTGGTCGGGCCGACGCAGGAGCCGGCCGCCCGCCGGTTGCTGGATGCGCTCCCCGGCTACCTGATCGTCGCCGACTCGGCAGGCGTCCTCTACACCAACGTCGCCGTGAACGGCCTCTTGGACGACGACCGTCGACGGCTCATCAACGCCGTCTTTCGGCGCACGGTCCAGCAACCCGCGTCCGTGGTCCTCATGGACTCGACGTCCAACGTCTTTATCGTCTCGCATTTCGAGTCGCTGTCGCGGGAGTTCCCCTCGATGCGCATCGTGGCGGGTGAGTCGGTCGATGCCATCGAGGACTCGCAGGGCAAGTTGCTCAGTCCGATCCTCATCACGGTGCCGCTGCTCCTGATCCTCTCGGCCCTGATCGCGTGGATCATGACCGGGAGCGCGCTGCAGCCCATGGAGCGCCTCATCTCCGACCTCGAGGCCATCCAGGACGGCCGTTCGCTGCACCGCAGGCTCCCCGTCGACTCCGACGAGAACGAGGTCGATCGGCTCTCGTCGAACATCAATGCGATGGTCGCGCGGCTGGAGAGTTCCTTCGCCGCCCTGCGGCGCTTCACCGCCGATGCCAGCCACGAGCTGAAGACGCCGCTGACCGTGCTGCGGGCCGACATCGAACGCGTGATGCAGGCCTCCAACCTGGCGGACGAGCACCTGCCGCCACTTGAGGAGGCGCTCGCCGAGACGACGCGCATGGCCGACTTGGTGGACTCGCTGCTGACCCTCGCGCGTGCGGACGAAGGGCGCTTCGACCTGCACCGCGAGCGGGTGGACCTCGTGCCGATCGTGCAGGAGGTGGTCGAGACCGCCCAGATCCTCGGTGAGGAGGCGCGTGTTGCAGTGACGCTGGATCGCGTCGATCCGGTGGAACTCGAGGGCGATCCGGTGCGGCTCCGGCAGCTCTTCCTGAACCTGGCGACCAACGCGGTGAAATACACGTCCGCCGAGGGCAGCGTCTCCATCGCGCTCGAGGACCGCGGGGACCACGCGGCATTCGTGGTGCAGGACAGTGGCGTGGGCATCGCGGCGGCGGACCTGCCGTTCATCTTCGACCGCTTCTGGCGCGCGGACCGGGTGCGGTCACGCGGCGAACGCGGCGGGGTCGGACTCGGGCTGTCGATTGCCCAGTGGATTGCCCACGCGCACGGGGGCTTCATCAGCGTGGGCTCGCGCCTTGGGCGCGGGAGCACCTTCACCGTCACGCTGCCCCTGCAGCGGCCCTCTGCGGAGCCCTGA